In the Campylobacter showae genome, one interval contains:
- a CDS encoding nitrous oxide reductase family maturation protein NosD encodes MKFKLLLFCALNLTAFAGPLQDAINAAEPGDILRLNDGLYEGNIVIDKPLSIIGKGDGAVIRGDRKSSVIKVTAKNVKLINLNIEGSGTSQMELDAGVSCLKGNNLLVEKSRFKDVLFGIELSECNQAVIRDNNITSKEGFDVPRRGDAVRAWYSHENLIERNYVYNSRDIVAWFSSNNVIRKNFGKNNRYAVHTMYSADNLIEDNEFSGGAVGMYFMFSTNSLVRRNVIINSNGAFGVGIALKDASGFNIRENTFLYNSRGIYSDRSPLNPGTVNTIENNQILYNVIGLQMHATQEKSVFKGNDFIGNMETAINDTPGSKIELNEWSGNYFDEYEGLDVDRDGIGDTPYLHFVYADKLWQYYPTLRFFYGSTVISGLNFLAKLAPFSEPLKLLEDGSPKMRPNNAQKATL; translated from the coding sequence ATGAAATTTAAGCTTTTGCTCTTTTGCGCGCTAAATTTGACGGCCTTCGCCGGCCCGCTGCAAGACGCTATAAACGCTGCGGAACCCGGCGACATCTTGCGCCTAAACGACGGCCTTTACGAAGGAAATATCGTAATCGATAAACCGCTCTCGATAATAGGCAAAGGCGATGGCGCCGTGATACGAGGCGACCGCAAATCAAGCGTGATAAAAGTAACGGCAAAAAACGTTAAACTCATAAATTTAAACATCGAAGGCAGCGGCACGAGCCAGATGGAGCTGGACGCCGGCGTTAGCTGCCTAAAAGGCAATAATCTTTTGGTAGAAAAAAGCCGCTTTAAAGACGTACTGTTTGGTATCGAGCTATCAGAGTGCAACCAAGCCGTCATCAGAGACAACAACATCACCTCAAAAGAAGGCTTTGACGTGCCTAGACGCGGCGACGCCGTGCGCGCGTGGTATTCGCACGAAAATTTGATCGAGCGAAACTACGTCTATAACAGCCGCGATATTGTGGCGTGGTTTTCCAGTAACAACGTAATCCGCAAAAATTTCGGCAAAAATAACCGCTACGCCGTGCATACGATGTATTCGGCGGACAACCTCATCGAGGATAACGAATTTAGCGGCGGAGCAGTGGGGATGTATTTTATGTTTTCTACGAATTCTCTCGTGCGCCGAAACGTGATAATCAACTCAAACGGAGCGTTTGGCGTGGGTATCGCGCTAAAAGATGCCTCGGGATTTAACATCAGAGAAAATACCTTTTTGTATAACTCGCGCGGCATCTACTCCGACCGCTCGCCGCTAAATCCGGGCACCGTAAACACCATAGAAAACAATCAAATTTTATACAACGTCATCGGGCTGCAAATGCACGCGACGCAGGAAAAAAGCGTGTTTAAGGGCAATGATTTTATCGGCAACATGGAAACGGCTATCAACGATACTCCGGGTTCAAAGATCGAGCTAAACGAGTGGAGCGGTAATTATTTCGACGAATACGAAGGCCTAGACGTCGATAGAGACGGGATCGGCGATACGCCATACTTGCACTTCGTTTACGCCGACAAGCTTTGGCAGTATTATCCCACTCTGCGCTTTTTCTACGGTTCGACCGTGATTAGCGGGCTAAATTTCCTAGCTAAGCTTGCGCCGTTTTCCGAGCCGCTTAAGCTTTTAGAGGACGGCTCTCCTAAAATGCGCCCCAATAACGCTCAAAAGGCAACGCTATGA
- a CDS encoding L,D-transpeptidase family protein, translating to MKKLLGLLIFSVFFSQILSANVLADANLTGTKYWLEKLAAADVRYGYYEAKTKIIVVNKAQKTLQSFEYAGGALEQIFSQSVITGKSGDKFKEGDLKTPVGVYDITDKFTPPDPFYGPLAMSLSYPNAHDKAAQKTGGGIWIHGLPMKGKREDEVKTRGCVAFNNDALVKFGQLIGSEGVVIISESQKVDASKDDVARVLAHLHEWLQAWRDNETKIYLGFYADEFVKIDGKNALTRAKFAENKKRIFALNEKKSIKASNFSVTPYPNVKGQNLFRVVFDEDYTAPSHEFKGQKELYVRLDKDKFKILTEK from the coding sequence TTGAAAAAACTACTCGGCTTACTTATTTTTTCTGTCTTTTTTTCTCAAATTTTATCCGCCAATGTTCTAGCGGACGCAAATTTGACGGGTACAAAATACTGGCTGGAAAAGCTAGCCGCAGCCGACGTCAGATACGGCTACTACGAGGCTAAAACCAAAATCATCGTCGTAAATAAAGCGCAAAAAACCCTGCAAAGCTTCGAGTATGCGGGCGGCGCGCTGGAGCAAATCTTTTCTCAAAGCGTGATAACTGGCAAAAGCGGGGATAAATTTAAAGAAGGCGACCTAAAAACGCCGGTCGGGGTTTACGACATCACGGACAAATTTACGCCGCCCGATCCCTTTTACGGGCCGCTTGCTATGTCGTTATCGTACCCAAACGCCCACGATAAGGCTGCGCAAAAAACGGGCGGAGGCATCTGGATACACGGCCTGCCGATGAAAGGCAAACGCGAGGACGAGGTAAAAACGCGCGGTTGTGTGGCGTTTAACAACGATGCGCTGGTGAAATTCGGCCAACTGATCGGCAGCGAGGGCGTCGTGATAATCAGCGAAAGCCAGAAGGTAGACGCTAGCAAAGACGACGTCGCGCGCGTGCTGGCACATCTGCACGAGTGGTTGCAGGCGTGGCGAGATAACGAAACTAAAATTTACCTCGGCTTTTATGCGGACGAATTTGTAAAAATAGACGGCAAAAACGCTCTAACGAGGGCTAAATTTGCCGAAAATAAAAAGAGAATTTTCGCGCTAAACGAAAAAAAGAGCATAAAAGCTTCAAATTTTAGCGTGACGCCGTACCCAAACGTCAAAGGGCAAAATCTTTTTAGAGTGGTTTTTGACGAGGATTATACTGCGCCCAGTCACGAATTTAAGGGGCAAAAAGAGCTCTACGTGCGGCTAGATAAAGATAAATTTAAAATCTTAACGGAGAAGTAA
- a CDS encoding copper chaperone PCu(A)C — protein MKSKFLALSLLVASLGFANAADIEIVDIYAKATPPGAKNTALFFEIKNYTNKPIKLIGASSPAAATGEIHTHKEVDGMKKMVQIDSIEVAPESAVSLKPGGLHVMLMNIKAPIKEGDKLDATLEFDNGQKLELKDIVAKSVVAKKDGEHGHDHGAHDHDGHHKH, from the coding sequence ATGAAAAGCAAATTTTTAGCTTTATCTCTATTAGTCGCCTCTTTGGGCTTTGCAAATGCCGCAGATATCGAGATCGTTGATATCTACGCTAAAGCTACGCCTCCTGGCGCCAAAAATACGGCTCTATTTTTTGAGATCAAAAACTACACCAACAAACCTATAAAATTAATCGGCGCTAGCTCGCCGGCAGCAGCTACGGGCGAGATACATACGCACAAAGAAGTAGACGGCATGAAAAAGATGGTGCAGATAGATAGCATCGAAGTAGCGCCGGAAAGCGCCGTGAGCCTAAAACCTGGCGGTCTGCACGTGATGCTGATGAACATCAAAGCTCCGATCAAAGAGGGCGACAAACTAGATGCTACGCTAGAGTTTGATAACGGACAAAAACTCGAGCTAAAAGATATCGTCGCAAAGTCGGTCGTAGCTAAAAAAGACGGCGAACACGGACACGATCACGGCGCGCACGATCACGACGGACATCATAAGCATTAA
- a CDS encoding c-type cytochrome translates to MRNKILGCLVALAAAALITGCESKDDKKPTTQAAKTQATPAAAGMIETQKADANATAQKDYDQFMTYDINGKKRVKFGLDDEESETSRSVGALAMVRSPLQSINLKLIKGRLSKDFIVKCSACHDDYANGIIGPSLLNKTSDQIYDMIAAYKSKQKANPLMKDLVRGMDDTQIRAMANEISEFNEQFRKK, encoded by the coding sequence ATGAGAAATAAAATTTTAGGCTGTCTCGTCGCCCTCGCCGCCGCCGCGCTGATAACGGGCTGCGAGAGCAAGGATGATAAAAAACCGACGACGCAAGCGGCAAAAACGCAAGCGACTCCCGCCGCCGCAGGCATGATAGAGACGCAAAAAGCGGACGCTAACGCAACCGCGCAAAAAGACTACGATCAGTTTATGACCTACGATATAAACGGTAAAAAAAGAGTCAAATTCGGCCTGGACGACGAGGAGAGCGAGACTAGCCGCTCAGTCGGCGCACTAGCGATGGTGCGAAGCCCGCTGCAAAGTATAAATTTAAAACTCATCAAAGGGCGACTTAGCAAGGACTTTATCGTAAAATGCTCCGCCTGCCACGACGACTACGCCAACGGCATCATCGGCCCGTCGCTGCTAAATAAAACCTCGGATCAAATTTACGACATGATCGCCGCGTATAAGAGCAAGCAAAAGGCAAATCCTTTGATGAAAGATCTGGTGCGCGGCATGGACGATACGCAGATCAGAGCGATGGCTAACGAGATTAGCGAATTTAACGAGCAATTTAGAAAAAAATAG
- the nosZ gene encoding Sec-dependent nitrous-oxide reductase has translation MNKLLSCGIVAAAGLAFSVSSACASDSDLQAIMKARGLTEKDILAAAKTYQPSGKKDDYIVFSSGGQSGQVMVYGVPSMRIYKFIGVFTPEPWQGYGYDEESKAILKSGAIRGKEITWGDTHHPALTEKNGEYVGDYLFINDKANPRIAVINLHDFETTQIVVNPIVKSEHGGSFITPNSEYVIEAAQYAAPLDNGYHSIDEYESAYRGAVTFWKFDYPKGKIDEKASFSLELPPYWQDLSDAGKGESFGWAFTNSINSEMYTGGIEKGLPPFEAGASRNDTDYLHVYNWQILEKLAQDKKNYMEINGHRVVTIDAAVKAGALFLIPEPKSPHGVDVTPDGRYIVIGGKLDTHATVYDFKKIKNLIDKKEFAGTDPYGIPVLDMAKSLQGQVELGLGPLHNSFDEKDGIIYTSLYVDSQIVKWDYKNLKVLDRINVHYNIGHLDTMEGKSSKPKGKYAIALDKLSIDRFNPVGPLHPQNHQLIDITGAKMELLYDMPIPLGEPHDVVSIAASKLKPATTYTMGTNSRTGKESPFVTLAGQERVERNGKNVTVYATMIRSHINPEHIEVNKGDNVTIHLTNLERAQDETHGFTVDLYNIHASLEPGKTATVNFVADEEGVFPYYCTEFCSALHLEMMGYLLVKDPNKKYESAKASKLKTLSPEALKAEYDKVIATNKATDEVIQSVVTYLKEKHYEKYPKVKELVTDALDQYGKIPEAKAKADEAYKKGDVNGAILWEYQVWQYMVKTADVGLRAKNNLAKEIATPMSPAAAKGEEAYLKGGCNGCHVIGQVSSGPDLTGVLLRHENGEKWVFDFIKDPAKFYGDEYIKSMIDYFNLRMPNQHMSDQEIKDIIEYLKWIDENAGM, from the coding sequence ATGAACAAACTACTTAGTTGCGGTATCGTTGCGGCTGCAGGCCTCGCGTTTTCCGTTAGCAGTGCGTGTGCATCGGATAGCGACCTGCAAGCTATCATGAAAGCGCGCGGTCTAACGGAAAAAGACATCCTGGCGGCTGCTAAAACGTATCAGCCGAGCGGCAAGAAGGACGACTATATCGTCTTCTCATCAGGAGGCCAAAGCGGGCAAGTGATGGTTTACGGCGTGCCTTCAATGAGGATTTACAAATTTATCGGCGTCTTTACGCCCGAGCCTTGGCAGGGATACGGATACGACGAGGAGTCTAAGGCTATCCTAAAAAGCGGAGCTATTAGAGGCAAAGAGATAACTTGGGGCGACACTCACCACCCTGCTCTAACCGAGAAAAACGGCGAATACGTCGGCGATTATCTTTTCATCAACGACAAAGCCAACCCTCGCATCGCGGTGATAAATTTGCACGATTTCGAAACTACGCAAATCGTCGTTAATCCAATCGTAAAAAGCGAACACGGCGGCAGCTTCATCACTCCAAATAGCGAATACGTCATCGAAGCGGCGCAGTACGCGGCTCCGCTAGATAACGGCTACCACTCGATAGACGAGTACGAAAGCGCATACCGCGGTGCGGTAACGTTTTGGAAATTCGACTATCCAAAAGGCAAGATAGACGAGAAAGCCTCCTTCTCGCTCGAGCTTCCTCCGTACTGGCAGGACCTAAGCGACGCCGGTAAGGGCGAGAGCTTCGGCTGGGCGTTTACAAACTCGATAAACTCCGAGATGTATACGGGCGGTATCGAAAAGGGCTTGCCTCCGTTTGAAGCGGGCGCCAGCAGAAACGACACTGACTATTTGCACGTTTATAACTGGCAAATTTTAGAAAAACTAGCTCAGGATAAGAAAAACTACATGGAGATAAACGGCCATAGAGTAGTTACCATAGACGCCGCGGTTAAAGCCGGCGCGCTATTTTTGATCCCTGAACCAAAGAGCCCGCACGGCGTAGACGTCACTCCTGACGGTCGCTATATCGTTATCGGCGGCAAGCTAGATACTCACGCGACGGTTTATGATTTTAAAAAGATCAAAAACCTAATCGACAAAAAAGAGTTCGCCGGCACTGATCCGTACGGTATCCCTGTGCTTGATATGGCAAAGAGCTTGCAAGGACAAGTGGAACTTGGCCTTGGACCTCTGCACAACTCTTTTGACGAGAAAGATGGCATCATCTATACCTCTCTTTACGTCGATAGCCAGATCGTGAAATGGGACTATAAAAATCTAAAAGTTCTAGATAGGATCAACGTCCACTACAACATCGGACACCTTGATACTATGGAGGGCAAATCGTCAAAACCTAAGGGTAAATACGCTATCGCTCTTGATAAACTTTCAATCGATCGCTTTAACCCGGTAGGTCCTCTTCACCCGCAAAACCACCAGCTTATCGACATCACGGGTGCTAAGATGGAGCTTTTGTACGATATGCCGATACCTCTTGGCGAGCCTCACGACGTAGTTTCTATCGCGGCTAGCAAGCTAAAACCGGCCACTACCTATACTATGGGAACAAACTCTCGCACGGGCAAAGAAAGTCCGTTCGTAACTCTTGCCGGACAGGAGAGAGTCGAGCGTAACGGCAAAAACGTAACCGTCTACGCTACGATGATCAGAAGCCACATCAACCCTGAACACATCGAAGTAAATAAAGGTGACAACGTAACTATCCACCTAACGAACCTAGAGCGCGCCCAGGACGAGACGCACGGATTTACCGTGGATCTTTACAACATCCACGCCTCTTTAGAGCCGGGTAAAACAGCGACCGTAAATTTCGTAGCGGACGAAGAGGGCGTATTCCCTTACTACTGCACCGAGTTTTGCTCTGCGCTGCACCTTGAGATGATGGGTTACTTGCTAGTTAAAGATCCGAACAAAAAATACGAATCCGCCAAAGCAAGCAAGCTAAAAACCCTAAGCCCGGAAGCTCTAAAAGCCGAATACGATAAAGTAATCGCTACGAACAAAGCTACCGACGAGGTTATCCAAAGCGTCGTTACGTATCTAAAAGAGAAGCATTACGAAAAATATCCTAAGGTAAAAGAGCTAGTTACGGACGCGCTAGATCAATACGGCAAAATCCCTGAAGCAAAAGCAAAAGCCGACGAAGCCTATAAAAAAGGCGACGTAAACGGCGCGATACTATGGGAGTACCAAGTATGGCAGTATATGGTTAAAACCGCAGACGTCGGCCTAAGAGCTAAAAACAATCTCGCTAAAGAGATCGCCACGCCTATGAGCCCGGCTGCCGCCAAAGGCGAGGAAGCCTATCTAAAAGGCGGTTGTAACGGCTGCCACGTCATCGGTCAGGTTAGCTCGGGTCCAGATCTAACCGGCGTTCTTTTGCGTCACGAAAACGGCGAGAAATGGGTGTTTGACTTTATCAAAGATCCAGCTAAATTTTACGGCGACGAGTATATCAAGTCTATGATCGATTACTTTAACCTAAGAATGCCTAATCAGCACATGAGCGATCAAGAGATCAAAGATATCATCGAATACCTAAAATGGATCGACGAAAACGCAGGAATGTAA
- a CDS encoding alanine racemase, which translates to MSELVLNRSAYIHNLTKICAKAGGKDRVILVLKDNAYGHGAALVGREAASYGIKFCAVKNEVEARELEPFFEHILILSHIPTGGESERFIYAINDISLIAKFKKGARVHIAVDTLMHRNGVSVGEVRAACESALAHGLQICGAFTHFRSAEELSSDYFVQRRNFAAAKAVVREICGDGLAFHSHNSAATERFGELVDEYVRVGIAAYGYAQFDDSLGLKRVASLWAHKVSGRVLKKGQCAGYGAKFCADEDMQIAVYDLGYGDGLLRYAGEGELKAACGRRLLGKMSMDSFCCEDAGDKICVFDDASVWADFFGTISYDVLTKLSPSISRRFE; encoded by the coding sequence ATGTCTGAACTCGTTTTAAACAGATCCGCCTACATCCACAATCTAACTAAAATTTGCGCCAAAGCCGGCGGCAAAGATCGCGTGATTTTGGTGTTAAAAGACAATGCCTACGGGCACGGAGCGGCGCTTGTGGGGCGTGAGGCGGCGAGCTACGGCATCAAATTTTGCGCAGTCAAAAACGAAGTCGAGGCGCGCGAGCTGGAGCCCTTTTTCGAGCACATCCTCATCCTTTCGCATATCCCTACGGGCGGCGAGAGCGAGCGATTTATCTACGCCATAAACGACATTTCGCTGATTGCTAAATTTAAAAAAGGCGCACGCGTGCATATCGCCGTCGATACGCTCATGCACCGAAACGGCGTCTCGGTGGGCGAAGTGCGCGCGGCATGCGAGTCGGCCTTGGCGCACGGACTGCAAATTTGCGGCGCATTTACGCACTTTAGAAGCGCCGAAGAGCTTAGTAGCGATTATTTTGTGCAGAGGCGAAATTTCGCCGCGGCAAAAGCCGTGGTGCGCGAAATTTGCGGCGACGGTTTGGCCTTTCACTCGCATAACTCCGCTGCGACCGAGCGCTTCGGCGAGCTAGTGGACGAGTACGTGCGCGTGGGCATCGCCGCCTACGGCTACGCGCAGTTTGACGATAGTTTGGGGCTAAAGCGCGTGGCGTCGCTCTGGGCGCATAAGGTTAGCGGCAGAGTGCTAAAAAAAGGGCAATGCGCGGGATACGGCGCTAAATTTTGCGCGGACGAGGACATGCAAATCGCCGTTTACGACCTGGGCTACGGAGACGGATTGCTGCGCTACGCGGGCGAGGGCGAGCTAAAGGCTGCCTGCGGACGGCGGTTGCTCGGCAAAATGTCGATGGATAGCTTTTGCTGCGAAGATGCGGGCGATAAAATTTGCGTATTTGATGACGCTAGCGTTTGGGCGGATTTTTTCGGAACGATCAGTTATGATGTTTTAACCAAGCTCTCGCCTAGCATCTCGAGGCGGTTTGAGTAA
- a CDS encoding helix-turn-helix transcriptional regulator, which yields MSSDSNLRRILDFNESFPRGFLRISGDLSKVYIINAKGDSMEPTIANGELLFISTANAGGVISGNIYVINYGGDVFVKRLEKPDNKSRNVIFG from the coding sequence TTGTCGTCTGATTCAAATTTACGCCGAATTTTAGATTTTAACGAAAGCTTTCCGCGAGGCTTTTTACGTATTAGCGGAGACCTATCTAAGGTTTATATCATTAACGCTAAAGGCGACAGTATGGAGCCTACTATCGCTAACGGCGAACTTCTTTTTATAAGTACGGCAAATGCAGGTGGCGTAATAAGCGGCAATATATACGTCATAAACTACGGCGGAGACGTATTCGTCAAACGATTAGAAAAACCCGATAACAAGAGCCGTAACGTTATTTTCGGATGA
- the cmeU gene encoding CmeU family protein, translated as MQEKKEIVKNQIEEILKARGEFFAELDRQVPKVAGTDVFDFAAVKEADLKALYAKFYSYDYSIRKLLPNVYEAFGVKFNV; from the coding sequence ATGCAAGAAAAAAAAGAAATAGTAAAAAATCAGATCGAGGAAATTTTAAAGGCTAGAGGCGAGTTTTTCGCCGAGCTAGACCGCCAAGTGCCAAAGGTTGCGGGCACTGACGTGTTTGACTTCGCGGCGGTTAAAGAGGCAGATCTAAAGGCGCTTTACGCTAAATTTTACTCTTACGATTATAGTATTAGGAAGCTGCTTCCTAACGTTTATGAGGCGTTTGGCGTAAAATTCAATGTCTGA
- a CDS encoding cytochrome C, producing the protein MKKYQIYTIIALVLMTVCFTIPVLGFFGAKAKIAAGEPLAGYSYKIYDLYTSFQYKNHLMPKDVASSLEKMIEQKAEIGTPSFPIWYVALEAPNYPKDAFPDGIPVYFHVDGYSGDVHEMNTINHYIGMYPMEHGGNVERAIAPYYLLISTLCMLAFLYYDGKFNSLLMVLPTIAPLLFMGAFAGWLYWYGHNMQEWGAFKIKPFMPTVLGDGKVAQFTTHSYPSIGFWVMMAMSALCILAVFSKKKELKDAK; encoded by the coding sequence ATGAAGAAGTATCAAATTTACACTATTATCGCGTTAGTCTTGATGACCGTTTGTTTTACGATCCCGGTGCTGGGCTTTTTCGGAGCCAAAGCCAAGATCGCCGCGGGCGAGCCGCTTGCCGGGTATTCGTATAAAATTTACGACCTTTACACCTCGTTTCAGTACAAAAACCACCTGATGCCAAAGGACGTCGCCAGTAGCCTAGAAAAGATGATCGAGCAAAAAGCCGAGATCGGCACGCCGTCTTTTCCTATCTGGTACGTCGCGCTTGAAGCGCCAAACTATCCAAAAGACGCCTTTCCAGACGGCATTCCGGTTTATTTTCACGTTGACGGATACAGCGGCGACGTGCACGAGATGAACACCATAAACCACTACATCGGCATGTATCCGATGGAGCACGGCGGCAACGTCGAGCGCGCGATTGCGCCTTATTATCTGCTCATTTCCACGCTTTGCATGCTAGCCTTTTTATACTATGACGGCAAATTTAACTCCCTGCTAATGGTGCTTCCAACCATCGCTCCGCTACTTTTTATGGGCGCGTTTGCGGGCTGGCTTTATTGGTACGGGCACAATATGCAAGAGTGGGGCGCGTTTAAGATCAAACCGTTTATGCCGACCGTGCTTGGCGACGGCAAGGTCGCACAGTTTACCACGCACTCGTATCCTAGCATAGGATTTTGGGTGATGATGGCTATGAGCGCGCTTTGTATCCTAGCCGTATTTTCAAAGAAAAAAGAGCTCAAAGACGCGAAATGA
- a CDS encoding SCO family protein: MKKLLIVLVLILTVLGAGYLALYSNKYALTGQGANGAVSLKSFEGKNKIIYFGYTTCPDVCPAALGILSGVLNELKRDDIVVIFVTLDPERDEAKNVDEYAKYFYPNSYGIVLDDLPKVAKNYGVKYQKVLLEKSAIEYSVAHSSSLYVLDKNDKFVAEISNLTAQNIKKTLENLK; encoded by the coding sequence ATGAAAAAGCTTCTTATCGTACTTGTACTGATTTTAACGGTTCTTGGTGCAGGTTATCTCGCACTCTACTCAAACAAATACGCCCTTACCGGCCAAGGCGCAAACGGCGCGGTGAGTCTAAAGAGCTTTGAGGGCAAAAATAAGATTATCTACTTCGGCTACACCACCTGCCCAGACGTCTGCCCTGCGGCTCTAGGTATCCTTTCGGGCGTTTTAAACGAGCTTAAACGAGACGATATCGTAGTGATTTTCGTCACTCTCGATCCGGAGCGCGACGAGGCTAAAAACGTCGACGAGTATGCGAAGTATTTTTATCCGAATTCTTACGGCATAGTGTTAGACGATCTGCCTAAGGTTGCAAAAAACTACGGCGTGAAGTATCAAAAGGTGCTGCTTGAAAAATCGGCGATAGAGTACTCCGTCGCTCATAGCTCCTCGCTTTATGTGTTAGACAAAAACGATAAATTCGTCGCCGAAATCTCCAATCTAACGGCGCAAAACATCAAGAAAACGCTGGAAAATCTGAAATAA
- a CDS encoding TIGR01777 family oxidoreductase: MKIAVNGASGFIGGELCRFFRAQGHEIVAIPRAAYADKDALQNLIKGCDAVINLAGASIAARWSEAYKKRLRASRIETTRTLVCAINELENPPFFISASAVGIYENGLGHDESSVKFDRGFLGELACEWESQAAKARTQTAIFRLGVVLGRGGALAKMLPAFRLGLGGKIGSGEQAFCWICVTDLLEAFKFVLQNRQSGVFNLVSPTPSTNGEFTQILGEVLGRPTFFKVPKFVLNLMLGEGSSVLLEGAKVYPQALIKSGFSFKFSDLKTALRDILK, translated from the coding sequence ATGAAAATAGCCGTAAACGGCGCGAGCGGATTTATCGGCGGCGAACTTTGCCGCTTTTTTAGAGCCCAGGGGCACGAGATAGTAGCTATCCCAAGGGCCGCCTACGCCGACAAAGACGCGCTCCAAAATCTCATCAAAGGCTGCGACGCGGTTATAAATTTAGCCGGCGCCTCCATCGCCGCAAGATGGAGCGAGGCCTACAAAAAGCGCCTTCGCGCAAGCAGGATAGAGACTACGCGCACGCTGGTTTGCGCTATAAACGAGCTAGAAAATCCGCCCTTTTTCATCAGCGCTTCAGCCGTCGGGATATATGAAAACGGGCTTGGCCACGACGAGAGCTCGGTCAAATTTGACCGCGGATTTTTGGGTGAACTAGCATGCGAGTGGGAGAGCCAGGCCGCTAAAGCGCGAACTCAAACGGCGATATTTCGCTTAGGCGTGGTGCTAGGTCGAGGCGGCGCGCTAGCTAAGATGCTGCCGGCATTCAGGCTCGGTCTTGGCGGCAAGATCGGTAGCGGCGAGCAGGCGTTTTGCTGGATTTGCGTAACGGATTTGCTGGAAGCGTTTAAATTTGTCTTACAAAACCGTCAAAGCGGCGTTTTTAATCTCGTTTCGCCGACTCCTAGTACAAACGGCGAATTTACTCAAATTTTAGGCGAGGTTTTGGGGCGACCGACGTTTTTTAAAGTGCCTAAATTCGTGCTAAATTTGATGCTGGGCGAGGGATCAAGCGTACTGCTTGAGGGTGCGAAAGTTTATCCGCAAGCCTTGATAAAAAGCGGATTTAGCTTTAAATTTAGCGATCTAAAAACGGCGCTTCGGGATATTTTGAAGTAA
- a CDS encoding 4Fe-4S dicluster domain-containing protein, which produces MNRRNFIALTAGAAAAGYGIGYFLPKTRADELFLRPPGAVKNFESLCIKCGQCVQVCPYHSIELLDIAQGYSNGTSYIDAHKRGCYLCDLFPCVLACPSGALDHATTQISDVKMGVGVLRGREACLAYKNENVNLSGVTKMLERKIYNDREQAVKDAVQNSVDKPCDLCVSLCPVGDAAISMAKSDGRNLPEFKQGCVGCGVCAEVCPAQIIDIAPNRSYDEIYKG; this is translated from the coding sequence ATGAATAGACGAAATTTTATCGCCCTAACGGCAGGCGCGGCAGCGGCAGGCTACGGCATCGGATATTTTTTACCTAAAACGCGCGCGGACGAGCTTTTTTTACGGCCTCCCGGAGCGGTTAAAAATTTCGAATCGCTCTGCATAAAATGCGGCCAGTGTGTGCAGGTTTGCCCCTATCACAGTATCGAGCTACTAGACATCGCGCAGGGCTACTCAAACGGCACGTCCTACATTGACGCGCACAAGCGAGGCTGCTATCTGTGCGACCTTTTTCCTTGCGTTTTAGCCTGTCCCAGCGGCGCGCTAGATCACGCCACGACGCAAATCAGCGACGTAAAGATGGGCGTTGGAGTGCTGCGAGGGCGCGAGGCCTGTCTTGCTTATAAAAACGAAAACGTAAATTTAAGCGGCGTTACGAAAATGCTCGAGCGTAAAATTTACAACGACCGCGAGCAAGCCGTAAAAGACGCCGTTCAAAATAGCGTGGATAAGCCCTGCGATCTGTGCGTTAGCCTCTGTCCGGTCGGAGACGCCGCCATATCGATGGCTAAAAGCGACGGGCGAAATTTGCCCGAATTTAAACAAGGCTGCGTCGGATGCGGAGTGTGCGCCGAGGTTTGCCCGGCACAGATCATCGATATAGCGCCAAACCGCAGCTATGACGAAATTTACAAAGGATAA